GCGAAGGCGATCGGCACGCTGATCGGCGCGGTCACCAGGTCCGCGGGCCGGACCCAGAGCGCGGTCAGCGCGCTGACCGGCAGGAACAGCAGTCCGTACACCGTTTCCGAGCTGTCGAGGAGAAGCCAGTCGAGGCAGGCCAGCACGAACATGGTGAGGGCGGCGAAGAGCCCCGCGCCGATGCCGGTCAGCCGGGGATTGGGGAACCTGCGCAGTGCCGACACCACAGGCGACACCGTGCGGGGCCGGGCGCCGGGCGCACCCACCACCCGATAGACGGCGGCGGTCTCATCGAGGGTGGCCTGCGGGGACAGCGGGGCCTGCTGTTGAGGCTGCCTGCGCTGCGGGGGACGTGTCCTGTGCTGCTCCACCAGCACAACGTAGGTCGCGTGACGGGAGGAATCAGGCGTTGGACACGCGCTTTGGCCGAGCTTGGCGTTGAGTTCGATGTCACACGGCCGAAAGGCGACCTGTTCGGCCCCATGGCCGACCCGTGGCTGCCCGGCCGGACCCGCCCGTAAACTGGACTCTCTCTCCTTCATCCTTACTCCAGGAAGTCGCCAAAGTGTCGCTC
The Streptomyces sp. NBC_00234 DNA segment above includes these coding regions:
- a CDS encoding DUF6542 domain-containing protein — translated: MEQHRTRPPQRRQPQQQAPLSPQATLDETAAVYRVVGAPGARPRTVSPVVSALRRFPNPRLTGIGAGLFAALTMFVLACLDWLLLDSSETVYGLLFLPVSALTALWVRPADLVTAPISVPIAFAVGVIPISGGAGGFGGQTMAVVTALAVHAGWLYGGTLVAGLIASVRKIRHMRQRHLLRTTQAARGVQNARRPQQPQS